In one window of Prionailurus bengalensis isolate Pbe53 chromosome B3, Fcat_Pben_1.1_paternal_pri, whole genome shotgun sequence DNA:
- the NGRN gene encoding neugrin: protein MAVALNLLLGLRVRAAVARCGFATRGMVDPGTLGREPDPDSDWEPEERELQEVESTLKQQKKAARFQKIRRQMEAPGAPPRTLTWEAMEQIRYLRKEFAESWSVPRLAEGFGVSTHVIRRVLKSKFVPTLEQKLKQDQKVLKKPGLALSFRQLPGSQDSLKPLSASHSGSGSSLMPADETSFKGWGHSTALKVIESNTHSTPRRQKGGDKGIQDPQREHSVPVADLGHGQELQKCSTSDRAGSRRADGDGLPTAKKLEELKAQDPGDQNFSSKVVQRGREFFDSNGNFLYRI from the exons ATGGCGGTGGCTCTGAACCTTTTGCTGGGCTTGCGTGTTCGTGCTGCCGTGGCTCGCTGTGGTTTCGCGACCCGGGGGATGGTAGACCCGGGCACGCTCGGCCGGGAGCCAGACCCCGATTCCGACTGGGAGCCGGAGGAGCGGGAGCTGCAGGAGGTGGAGAG CACcctgaaacagcagaaaaaagCCGCCCGATTCCAGAAAATTCGGAGACAAATGGAGGCGCCGGGTGCCCCGCCCAGGACCCTGACGTGGGAAGCCATGGAGCAGATCCG ATATTTGCGTAAAGAATTTGCAGAGTCCTGGTCAGTTCCCAGATTAGCTGAAGGCTTTGGTGTCAGCACTCATGTGATCCGGAGGGTTTTAAAGAGCAAGTTCGTACCCACATTGgagcagaaactgaagcaggatcAAAAAGTCCTTAAGAAACCCGGGCTTGCCCTCTCGTTCAGGCAGCTCCCGGGTTCTCAGGATTCCTTGAAGCCGCTCTCCGCGAGCCACTCTGGATCAGGCTCTTCGTTGATGCCAGCAGATGAAACCTCATTCAAAGGCTGGGGTCACAGCACAGCTTTGAAAGTGATAGAATCGAACACTCACAGTACACCAAGGAGACAGAAGGGAGGGGATAAAGGAATCCAGGATCCACAGCGGGAGCACTCTGTGCCTGTTGCAGATCTAGGTCACGGGCAAGAGCTGCAGAAGTGCTCCACCAGCGATCGTGCGGGTTCTAGACGAGCTGACGGTGATGGATTGCCAACTGCCAAGAAGCTGGAAGAGTTGAAGGCGCAGGACCCAGGTGACCAGAACTTCAGCAGCAAAGTAGTCCAGAGGGGGCGAGAGTTCTTTGACAGTAACGGGAACTTCTTGTACAGAATTTGA
- the LOC122467545 gene encoding tubulin polyglutamylase TTLL13P-like has product MEPDTCKTSESEEDYVEEEDSGEECVKEEATIPSNSSQQQLPKADYKDFRDGVPLSVVAKKIPKKIIAPTDSDDLEVRRRKRRRKHRPLAINLTNCKYESVRRAAQMCGLKEVGEDEEWTVYWTDCSVSLERVMDMKRFQKINHFPGMTEICRKDLLARNLNRMQKLYPTEYNIFPRTWCLPADYGDFQSYGRQRKTRTYICKPDSGCQGRGIFITRSPREIKPGEHMICQQYISKPFLIDGFKFDMRIYVLITSCDPLRIFMYEEGLARFATMPYAEPNNSNLDDVCMHLTNYAINKHNENFVRDDAAGSKRKLSTLNAWLREHGYDPRELWGHIEDIIVKTIISAHSVLRHNYRTCFPHYLSGGTCACFEILGFDILLDHKLKPWLLEVNHSPSFTTDSRLDREVKDALLCDAMTLVNLRGCDKRKVIEEDKRRVKERLFQCHQQPREARREQTELSHAAILDQERHEDSHLGGYRRIYPGPNTDKYAPFFKHNGSLFQETAASKAREECARQQREEIRLKQEQQETSGNKRRKESRDQNQGESAGEKSRCRAGLRGLPAHLAYRNRNQEKELLPVHVDTMHPQEIVEEEELERMKALLQRENLIRSLGIIEQLSHMLHPSHQGHRRLHEYRPRFHHDGLGSQELQSVSLVPLVLLRGATKEQGPPHFLHPVRPHELIPRILGPQPSMNAAIPHHSWCHLQPKNFNWIGDRAAIGPSSLSMKASGRHCFPSARVRLSSQGQASRRLEAINTALAGSVPSSLTPKQGYLLQPERVASSSWTHCTLPSVVDTEHSAPKAQDLALCPASTPLMQHTTPLLDISHHR; this is encoded by the exons ATGGAGCCAGATACCTGTAAGACCAGTGAATCAGAGGAAGACTACGTTGAAGAAGAGGACTCTGGGGAGGAGTGTGTTAAAGAGGAAGCTACCATCCCTTCTAACTCTTCTCAGCAGCAACTTCCAAAGGCTGACTATAAGGACTTTAGGGATGGAGTTCCCTTATCTGTTGTAGccaagaaaattccaaagaaaatcaTAGCCCCAACTGACTCAGATGACTTAGAAgttagaaggagaaagagaaggcgGAAACACAG ACCCCTGGCCATCAACCTGACCAACTGCAAGTATGAGAGCG TGCGTCGGGCAGCTCAAATGTGTGGCctaaaggaggtgggggaggatgaAGAGTGGACTGTGTACTGGACGGACTGCTCTGTCTCACTTGAACGAGTCATGGACATGAAGAGGTTTCAG AAAATCAACCACTTCCCTGGCATGACGGAAATCTGCCGCAAAGATCTGCTGGCTCGGAACCTCAACCGCATGCAGAAACTCTATCCCACGGAGTACAACATCTTCCCCCGCACCTGGTGCCTCCCTGCAGA CTACGGGGACTTCCAGTCCTACGGTCGTCAGCGAAAAACCCGCACTTACATCTGCAAGCCGGACAGCGGCTGTCAGGGACGCGGCATCTTCATCACCCGAAGTCCCCGGGAGATCAAGCCAGGAGAGCACATGATCTGCCAGCAGTACATCTCCAAG CCCTTCCTCATTGACGGCTTCAAGTTCGATATGCGAATCTATGTCCTCATCACATCCTGCGACCCTCTTCGGATTTTCATGTACGAGGAGGGCCTGGCCCGCTTCGCCACGATGCCCTACGCGGAGCCCAACAACAGCAACCTG GATGATGTCTGCATGCATCTGACCAACTATGCCATCAACAAACACAACGAGAACTTTGTCCGAGACGACGCTGCGGGCAGTAAAAG GAAGCTGTCGACGCTCAATGCCTGGCTGCGAGAACACGGCTACGACCCCCGAGAGCTGTGGGGGCACATCGAGGACATCATCGTCAAAACCATCATCTCAGCCCATTCTGTTCTTCGCCACAACTACCGCACCTGTTTCCCCCACTATCTGAGCGGAGGTACATGTGCCTGTTTTGAGATCCTTGGTTTTGACATCTTGCTGGACCACAAGCTGAAACCCTGGCTGCTGGAG GTAAACCACTCCCCGAGCTTTACCACTGACTCCCGCCTTGATCGCGAAGTGAAGGACGCACTTCTCTGTGATGCCATGACCCTTGTCAACCTCCGGGGCTGTGACAAAAGGAAGGTGATAGAGGAGGACAAGCGGCGAGTCAAGGAGCGCCTTTTCCAGTGCCACCAGCAGCCACGAGAAGCCAG GCGAGAACAAACTGAACTGTCGCACGCAGCGATACTGGACCAGGAGCGCCATGAGGACTCCCACCTCGGGGGGTACCGGCGGATCTATCCTGGGCCTAACACGGACAAGTACGCGCCCTTCTTCAAGCACAACGGCTCCCTCTTCCAGGAGACTGCTGCTTCCAAGGCTAGAGAGGAGTGTGCCAG ACAGCAACGGGAAGAGATCCGCCTTAAGCAGGAACAGCAGGAGACCTCAGGAAATAAGAGGCGGAAGGAGAGCCGGGACCAGAACCAGGGTGAATCCGCGGGAGAGAAGAGCCGATGCAGGGCCGGGCTCCGGGGACTTCCCGCCCACTTGGCTTACAGGAACCGGAACCAGGAGAAAGAG CTGCTCCCCGTACACGTGGATACCATGCATCCTCAAGAAATCGTGGAAGAGGAGGAGCTGGAGCGGATGAAGGCCCTGCTACAAAGGGAGAATCTCATCCGAAGCCTCGGTATCATAGAGCAACTCAGCCACATGCTGCACCCCAGCCACCAGGGCCACAGAAGGCTTCACGAGTATCGG CCTAGATTTCACCACGACGGGCTGGGCAGTCAAGAACTGCAATCTGTGAGTCTGGTCCCACTGGTCCTCCTGAGAGGGGCCACCAAAGAGCAGGGCCCTCCTCACTTCCTGCATCCAGTTCGGCCCCACGAATTGATCCCCAGGATCCTAGGGCCACAGCCAAGCATGAATGCTGCAATTCCACATCATTCCTGGTGCCATCTACAGCCCAAGAACTTCAACTGGATAGGAGATCGAGCAGCCATCGGCCCCTCTTCGTTGTCAATGAAAGCATCGGGAAGGCACTGTTTTCCCAGTGCCAGAGTCAGGCTCAGTAGCC AAGGCCAAGCCAGCAGAAGGCTAGAAGCCATAAACACAGCCCTGGCAGGATCAGTGCCATCTTCTTTAACCCCAAAGCAGGGCTATCTTCTGCAACCGGAAAGAGTGGCAAGTAGCTCATGGACTCATTGCACCTTGCCCTCGGTGGTAGACACCGAACACAGTGCACCCAAGGCCCAGGATCTcgctctctgccctgcctctacGCCCCTGATGCAGCATACCACTCCACTCCTTGACATCAGCCACCACCGGTAA